The genome window TAGAGGAGGGAGCCAATGAATCAAGAGAAGAACAAAGAACTCTTAACGCGGTGGGAACGAATTGCCGAGCGACTTGATGCATCGCGAATAGCAGACTATGTAGAGTTGATGAATAAACCACGCAAACTTATCTGGACAAGTTTTGTTGCAGGGATTGCGCGTGGCTTTGGTGCAGCTGTTGGGGCAACAGTCGTTTTTGCATTGGTATTAGAAGTGCTCAGACGATTGATCGTTGTCAATGTTCTCGGTATCGGTGATTTCATTGTGTCTATCTTAAAAGTGATCGAGGCAAAACAAGGCGGCTTTTGAAAAAAAGAAATATCTCTTATATATCGCGCTGTATCAATTCGTGGTATACTATAAGATATGAATAAAAAGACGGTGTACTCGTCGCATTGATAGAAAGGAAACCCTATGCGTTTGGGAATCTTAGTTGTTCTTATCGTTGTATTGGATCAGTTATCCAAATCGTATATACAAGCGAATATGAAGCTCGGAGAATCGATTCCGATCGTCCCTGATGTCTTTCATATCACATATATTTTGAATCCCGGAGCCGCATTCGGGCTCTTTGCCAATCAGACATTCTTTTTCATTGCGCTTGCGGTAGCGATGATGTTGGCAGTCATTTATTTTTATCCTGCGATCAAGAGGGAGTCTGCATGGATGAAGGTAGGTATCGGACTTCTTGTCGGTGGTGCGATTGGGAATCTGGTTGACCGTATTCAGATCGGAAAGGTCGTAGACTTTTTTGATTTTCGCATCTGGCCGATATTCAACGTTGCTGATATTGGTATTGTCTGTGGTGCTCTTATTATTATCGCTGCAGCTTTTTGGGAAAAGGATAAGAGTGAGGTGAACACACATGGATGAAAATGTTCTCTCATGGACGATCGAGGCAGAACAGGCAGGAGAGAGGATAGACCGTTTTTTGCAAGCAGAAAATCCCGACATGTCACGTGCCAAGATACAGAAA of Selenomonadales bacterium contains these proteins:
- the lspA gene encoding signal peptidase II; the protein is MRLGILVVLIVVLDQLSKSYIQANMKLGESIPIVPDVFHITYILNPGAAFGLFANQTFFFIALAVAMMLAVIYFYPAIKRESAWMKVGIGLLVGGAIGNLVDRIQIGKVVDFFDFRIWPIFNVADIGIVCGALIIIAAAFWEKDKSEVNTHG